One genomic region from Oncorhynchus gorbuscha isolate QuinsamMale2020 ecotype Even-year linkage group LG13, OgorEven_v1.0, whole genome shotgun sequence encodes:
- the LOC123992522 gene encoding pentraxin-related protein PTX3-like, protein MFLWRLPQAACLVLVCVSLTLGYEDDIEVNYGDSYYNEITEGEPLEPTATPAPGPCKATDMTKWDKLFSMLENSQMRENMLLQFSDDIIKVELGSLRGEMLRFVAQYGGACGVAVETAGRRMSMQMEARLRESIEHLRQDRSTDAGNSAGNSHQEKLLQQLLTAMRTQAIQLIKLENICLSNPEAKGENLQQEVASAEMLVAVVTELAKTRAVLELTLKSAQQRHLPAGCETALLFPMRSPRIFSSVTPDLPLSLSSFTVCLWAKPVSISNRTVLFSYGTKRNPYEIQLLLSGTRALFTVGGEAHLVEARGVVKGGGVWTHLCGAWSSEQGIASLWADGHRVAFTPGVAEGHMLPDGGSLQLGQEKNDGGVSGGSGGSGSQMPGFEGGFDAKLAFAGKMTGVNMWDRVLSEEEISQLALQDGEGCEQRGNVVGWGLTEIVPHGGAQFIN, encoded by the exons ATGTTTCTGTGGCGGCTCCCCCAGGCAGCGTgtctggtgttggtgtgtgtgtcgcTGACTCTTGGGTACGAAGACGATATAGAGGTGAACTATGGTGACAGCTACTACAACGAGATCACAGAGGGAGAGCCACTGGAGC ccacagCTACCCCAGCCCCAGGACCCTGTAAGGCTACAGACATGACTAAATGGGACAAGCTCTTCTCCATGCTGGAGAACTCTCAGATGAGGGAGAACATGCTTCTGCAGTTCTCCGATGACATCATCAAGGTGGAATTGGGGTCGCTGCGTGGAGAGATGCTAAG GTTCGTGGCTCAGTACGGAGGGGCCTGTGGCGTTGCGGTGGAGACCGCTGGGCGGAGGATGTCCATGCAGATGGAGGCTCGCCTCAGGGAGAGCATCGAGCATCTCAGACAGGATCGAAGCACTGATGCTGGGAATTCAGCTGGGAATAGCCATCAGGAAAAGCTGTTACAGCAGCTTCTAACTGCAATGAGGACACAGGCTATCCAACTTATCAAGCTGGAAAACATCTGCCTGAGTAATCCAGAGGCTAAGGGGGAAAACTTGCAGCAGGAAGTGGCATCAGCAGAGATGCTGGTTGCCGTGGTGACAGAGCTGGCGAAGACGAGGGCAGTGCTAGAGCTCACGCTCAAGTCGGCACAGCAACGACACCTGCCTGCAG GCTGTGAGACCGCTCTTCTCTTCCCTATGCGTTCCCCTCGTATCTTCTCCTCGGTGACAccagacctccctctctccctctcttccttcaccGTGTGCCTGTGGGCCAAGCCCGTCTCCATCTCCAACAGAACCGTGCTGTTTTCCTACGGAACCAAACGGAACCCCTATGAGATACAGCTCCTTCTTAGCGGAACAAGGGCTCTCTTCACCGTGGGAGGAGAGGCTCACCTGGTGGAGGCACGGGGAGTGGTGAAAGGAGGAGGAGTTTGGACCCACCTATGTGGGGCTTGGAGCTCTGAGCAGGGCATAGCGTCACTATGGGCCGATGGACACAGAGTGGCATTCACACCCGGGGTGGCCGAGGGCCACATGTTACCGGATGGAGGCTCACTCCAGCTGGGGCAGGAGAAGAACGACGGTGGGGTCTCTGGAGGGTCAGGTGGCAGTGGGAGTCAGATGCCTGGGTTTGAGGGAGGCTTCGATGCCAAGTTGGCATTCGCTGGGAAGATGACAGGGGTGAACATGTGGGACCGTGTGCTGTCGGAGGAGGAGATATCCCAGCTGGCTTTGCAAGACGGCGAGGGGTGTGAGCAGAGGGGGAATGTAGTTGGGTGGGGCTTGACGGAGATTGTGCCTCACGGGGGTGCTCAGTTCATCAACTAA